Proteins encoded by one window of Streptomyces sp. ALI-76-A:
- a CDS encoding alkaline phosphatase D family protein, producing the protein MTGAVSPDRRRFLATGAAVLGAAVSAQLWLPDTARAAETPLPDGLFSLGVASGDPLPDGVVIWTRLAPAPLNGGGMPNSTVPVQWEVAEDERFRKVVRRGTAQARPTYGHSVHVDVRGLRAGATYWYRFRADGQPSRVGRTRTAPAATSSPGGLRVALASCQNWQQGYFTPYADMLAQDPDVVLFVGDYIYESSPSATAVRRHEGTGEPFSLTQYRNRYAQYRSDPDLAEMHANAPFVVTFDDHEVDNDFAGDIPQDPGKQAHDAFVARLTAAYQAYYEHMPVRATAVPNGPHIRMHRRLDFGRLARLNVLDTRQFRSDQATSQAGAQDPSLTMLGAEQKRWLLKGLRGSPARWNLIASQIMMAETDLKIGEGKLWYYDAWDGYQAERNALLQQFRGVRNPVVLTGDRHLTMVSDLKENYARPTSATVGAEFVGTSISSNGDQDQAAFRKQWDPLRADNPHWKLLDAHRGYHLFDIRRDRIDAQVRIVDTVLRPKSTPRTLARLRVDAGRPGVRVV; encoded by the coding sequence ATGACCGGAGCAGTATCGCCCGACCGACGCCGATTCCTGGCCACCGGAGCCGCCGTCCTCGGCGCTGCGGTCTCCGCCCAGCTGTGGCTGCCGGACACCGCCCGAGCCGCCGAAACCCCGCTTCCCGACGGCCTGTTCAGCCTCGGCGTGGCGTCCGGCGACCCGCTGCCGGACGGCGTGGTGATCTGGACGCGGCTCGCGCCGGCCCCACTGAACGGCGGCGGCATGCCCAACTCCACGGTGCCCGTGCAGTGGGAGGTCGCCGAGGACGAGCGGTTCAGAAAGGTCGTCCGCCGGGGAACCGCCCAGGCGCGGCCCACGTACGGGCACAGCGTTCACGTCGATGTCCGGGGCCTGCGCGCGGGCGCCACGTACTGGTACCGCTTCCGCGCCGACGGCCAGCCCTCGCGCGTCGGCCGCACCCGCACCGCCCCCGCCGCGACCAGCTCCCCGGGCGGCCTGCGCGTCGCGCTCGCCTCCTGCCAGAACTGGCAGCAGGGCTACTTCACCCCGTACGCCGACATGCTGGCCCAGGACCCGGACGTCGTCCTGTTCGTCGGCGACTACATCTACGAGTCGTCACCGTCGGCCACGGCCGTACGACGGCACGAGGGCACCGGTGAGCCGTTCAGCCTCACCCAGTACCGCAACCGGTACGCCCAGTACCGCAGCGACCCGGACCTCGCCGAGATGCACGCCAACGCGCCCTTCGTGGTCACCTTCGACGACCACGAGGTCGACAACGACTTCGCCGGCGACATCCCGCAGGACCCCGGCAAGCAGGCGCACGACGCGTTCGTGGCCCGGCTGACCGCGGCCTACCAGGCGTACTACGAGCACATGCCGGTGCGGGCGACGGCCGTGCCGAACGGACCGCACATCCGGATGCACCGGCGCCTGGACTTCGGCCGCCTGGCCCGGCTCAACGTGCTGGACACCCGGCAGTTCCGGAGCGACCAGGCGACCAGCCAGGCCGGCGCCCAGGACCCGTCGCTCACCATGCTCGGCGCCGAGCAGAAGAGGTGGCTGCTCAAGGGGCTGCGCGGCTCGCCCGCCCGCTGGAACCTGATCGCCTCGCAGATCATGATGGCCGAGACCGACCTGAAGATCGGCGAGGGCAAGCTCTGGTACTACGACGCCTGGGACGGCTACCAGGCCGAACGCAACGCGCTGCTCCAGCAGTTCAGGGGTGTGCGCAACCCCGTCGTGCTCACCGGCGACCGGCACCTGACGATGGTCAGCGACCTCAAGGAGAACTACGCCAGGCCGACGTCCGCCACGGTGGGCGCCGAGTTCGTCGGCACCTCCATCTCCAGCAACGGAGACCAGGACCAGGCCGCGTTCCGCAAGCAGTGGGACCCGTTGAGGGCGGACAACCCGCACTGGAAACTGCTGGACGCGCACCGCGGCTACCACCTCTTCGACATCCGCCGCGACCGCATCGACGCGCAGGTCCGGATCGTCGACACGGTGCTCAGGCCGAAGTCCACGCCCCGCACGCTGGCCAGGCTGCGGGTGGACGCGGGCAGGCCGGGCGTCAGGGTGGTCTGA
- the obgE gene encoding GTPase ObgE, which translates to MTTFVDRVELHVAAGSGGHGCASVHREKFKPLGGPDGGNGGRGGDVILTVDQSVTTLLDYHHSPHRKATSGKPGEGGNRSGKDGQDLVLPVPDGTVVMDKAGNVLADLVGHGTSYVAAQGGRGGLGNAALASARRKAPGFALLGEPGDTQDIVLELKTVADVALVGYPSAGKSSLISVLSAAKPKIADYPFTTLVPNLGVVTAGSTVYTIADVPGLIPGASQGKGLGLEFLRHVERCSVLVHVLDTATLESDRDPVSDLDIIEAELKEYGGLGNRPRLVVLNKIDVPDGKDLAEMVRPDLEARGYRVFAVSAVAHTGLKELSFALADMVGRARAAKPQEEATRIVIRPKAVDDAGFTVTKEDEGLFRVRGEKPERWVRQTDFSNDEAVGYLADRLNRLGVEAELMKVGARSGDGVAIGPEDNAVVFDWEPTVMAGAEMLGRRGEDHRLDEPRPATQRRRDKQAERDEAAQEFDDFKPF; encoded by the coding sequence ATGACCACCTTCGTGGACCGCGTCGAGCTGCACGTCGCCGCGGGTAGCGGAGGTCACGGCTGTGCCTCCGTCCACCGTGAGAAGTTCAAGCCGCTCGGTGGACCCGACGGCGGCAACGGCGGGCGCGGCGGTGACGTGATCCTCACCGTCGACCAGTCCGTCACCACCCTCCTCGACTACCACCACTCCCCGCACCGCAAGGCCACCAGCGGCAAGCCCGGCGAGGGCGGCAACCGTTCCGGCAAGGACGGGCAGGACCTGGTGCTGCCGGTGCCGGACGGCACGGTCGTGATGGACAAGGCGGGCAACGTGCTGGCCGACCTGGTCGGGCACGGGACCTCGTACGTCGCCGCGCAGGGCGGCCGGGGCGGGCTCGGGAACGCGGCGCTGGCGTCCGCGCGGCGCAAGGCGCCCGGGTTCGCGCTGCTCGGTGAGCCGGGGGACACCCAGGACATCGTCCTGGAGCTGAAGACGGTCGCCGACGTGGCGCTGGTGGGGTACCCGAGCGCCGGCAAGTCCTCGCTGATCTCCGTGCTCTCCGCCGCGAAGCCGAAGATCGCCGACTACCCGTTCACCACCCTGGTGCCGAACCTCGGCGTCGTCACCGCCGGCTCCACCGTCTACACCATCGCCGACGTCCCCGGCCTCATCCCCGGCGCCAGCCAGGGCAAGGGCCTCGGCCTGGAGTTCCTGCGCCACGTCGAGCGGTGCAGTGTGCTGGTGCACGTGCTGGACACGGCGACCCTGGAGTCCGACCGCGACCCGGTCTCCGACCTCGACATCATCGAGGCGGAGCTGAAGGAGTACGGCGGCCTCGGCAACCGGCCCCGCCTGGTCGTCCTGAACAAGATCGACGTACCGGACGGCAAGGACCTCGCCGAGATGGTGCGGCCGGACCTGGAGGCGCGGGGCTACCGGGTCTTCGCGGTGTCGGCGGTGGCGCACACCGGGCTGAAGGAGCTGTCGTTCGCGCTGGCCGACATGGTCGGCCGGGCACGGGCCGCCAAGCCCCAGGAGGAGGCCACGCGGATCGTCATCCGGCCCAAGGCCGTGGACGACGCGGGCTTCACCGTCACGAAGGAGGACGAGGGCCTGTTCCGGGTGCGGGGCGAGAAGCCCGAACGCTGGGTGCGCCAGACCGACTTCAGCAACGACGAGGCCGTCGGCTACCTCGCCGACCGGCTCAACCGCCTCGGTGTCGAAGCGGAGTTGATGAAGGTGGGTGCCCGGTCCGGCGACGGAGTCGCGATCGGACCCGAGGACAACGCGGTCGTCTTCGACTGGGAGCCGACGGTGATGGCCGGCGCCGAGATGCTCGGCCGGCGTGGTGAGGACCACCGCCTGGACGAGCCCCGGCCCGCCACGCAGCGACGCCGGGACAAGCAGGCGGAACGGGACGAGGCGGCGCAGGAGTTCGACGACTTCAAGCCGTTCTAG
- the rpmA gene encoding 50S ribosomal protein L27: MAHKKGASSTRNGRDSNAQRLGVKRFGGQVVNAGEILVRQRGTHFHPGAGVGRGGDDTLFALQAGAVEFGTSRGRKVVNIVPVA, translated from the coding sequence ATGGCACACAAGAAGGGCGCATCGTCCACCCGTAACGGTCGTGACTCCAACGCTCAGCGCCTCGGCGTGAAGCGCTTCGGCGGTCAGGTCGTCAACGCGGGCGAGATCCTGGTCCGCCAGCGCGGTACCCACTTCCACCCCGGTGCGGGCGTCGGCCGTGGCGGCGACGACACGCTGTTCGCGCTGCAGGCCGGTGCGGTGGAGTTCGGCACCAGCCGTGGCCGCAAGGTCGTGAACATCGTTCCGGTCGCCTGA
- the rplU gene encoding 50S ribosomal protein L21: protein MYAIVRSGGRQHKVAVGDIVEVDKISTAKVGDTVELSTLLVVDGDAVTSDPWVLAGIKVQAEVVDHHKGVKIDILRYKNKTGYRRRQGHRQQYTAIKVTEIPAAAK, encoded by the coding sequence GTGTACGCCATCGTGCGCAGCGGTGGTCGCCAGCACAAGGTTGCTGTCGGCGACATCGTTGAGGTTGACAAGATTTCCACTGCCAAGGTTGGCGACACCGTAGAGCTCTCTACGCTGCTCGTTGTCGACGGCGACGCTGTGACCAGCGACCCGTGGGTCCTGGCCGGCATCAAGGTCCAGGCCGAGGTCGTGGACCACCACAAGGGTGTGAAGATCGACATCCTTCGCTACAAGAACAAGACCGGCTACCGCCGTCGTCAGGGCCACCGCCAGCAGTACACGGCGATCAAGGTCACTGAGATCCCCGCGGCTGCGAAGTAA
- the rfbC gene encoding dTDP-4-dehydrorhamnose 3,5-epimerase — MRPLSISGAWVHEPKVFPDGRGSFHEWFKAPAFTEAAGHPLTLAQANMSVSSRGTLRGIHFADVPPGQAKYVKCVSGTVLDVIVDIRTGSPTFGRWEAVRLDDQDHHAVYLSEGLGHGFMALTEGATVVYLCSEGYAPEREHGIHPLDPDLGIEWPADLAPLLSAKDEQAPTLAEAREQGLLPAYEACVAYRESLGR; from the coding sequence ATGCGACCTCTTTCGATTTCCGGCGCCTGGGTGCACGAACCGAAGGTCTTCCCCGACGGCCGGGGCAGTTTCCACGAGTGGTTCAAGGCCCCGGCCTTCACCGAGGCGGCCGGCCACCCGCTCACGCTGGCCCAGGCCAACATGTCCGTCTCCAGCCGGGGCACCCTGCGCGGCATCCACTTCGCCGACGTGCCGCCCGGCCAGGCCAAGTACGTCAAGTGCGTGAGCGGCACCGTCCTCGACGTGATCGTGGACATCCGGACCGGCTCGCCCACCTTCGGCCGGTGGGAGGCGGTTCGGCTGGACGACCAGGACCACCACGCGGTCTACCTCTCCGAGGGCCTGGGCCACGGCTTCATGGCGCTCACCGAGGGCGCCACCGTGGTCTACCTCTGCTCCGAGGGCTACGCTCCCGAGCGCGAGCACGGCATCCACCCGCTCGACCCGGACCTCGGCATCGAGTGGCCCGCCGACCTCGCCCCGCTGCTCTCCGCCAAGGACGAGCAGGCGCCCACCCTGGCCGAGGCCCGCGAGCAGGGACTGCTGCCCGCCTACGAGGCGTGCGTGGCCTACCGGGAGAGCCTCGGCCGCTGA
- a CDS encoding glycosyltransferase: protein MTVKVSVVIAVYNPGKYVEDCVSSVLRQSLTPDEFEVFFVDDGSTDETPARLDQLAAEHPHLHVIHQESSGWSGRPRNTGIAAARGEYVMFVDHDDWLGDEALERMYDYGKANDADVVVGKMAGIGRPVPQELFRVNRPRATVENAPLIDSLTPHKMFRREFLDEHGIRFKEGRRRLEDHVFVVETYLRAKSVAVLSDYLCYYHITRDDGSNAGFQRFDPVGYFTNLREALDVVEELTEPGPLRDKLFSRWLRNEMVERLRGQRLLKLPEDYAEELYREIRGVVTERFGPGVVARLALTQRVVAGLVVADRYQDVRALAEWEAGIRPTGTLTSLSWQNGSLDIGFDAEMQVDGVPMAFRRDGDHDLLVPPLSDEALAALADQGITLRAPLDKSDVDLVVRHREDARQFYLPLKSELHQSPAEDGTLRQRISARAVLDPETAAAGAPLTKGIWDLHMRIKSCGWSKETRLGAVRGEDVEAGRTPALTGDPARLVLPYWTDGPGNLSLDVDQHTGKLEGEAVARMDPAAASVDGATVRLPLPLHLAVAGAEPVRLRFERKNVGKYPADAVPDGAALTATLPLEKLTGRRWAVRVGMPSATRGDARWTRLPVDVVVAEDGTARVIDRHTPAGKPAGKKAAKQAAAPRPLWRRAAGRLKRALTNQQKKG, encoded by the coding sequence GTGACAGTCAAGGTCAGCGTCGTCATCGCGGTCTACAACCCCGGCAAGTACGTCGAGGACTGCGTCTCGTCCGTGCTGCGGCAGAGCCTGACCCCCGACGAGTTCGAGGTCTTCTTCGTCGACGACGGGTCCACCGACGAGACCCCCGCCCGGCTGGACCAGCTGGCGGCCGAGCACCCCCATCTGCACGTCATCCACCAGGAGTCCTCCGGCTGGTCCGGGCGCCCCCGCAACACCGGCATCGCGGCGGCCCGCGGCGAGTACGTGATGTTCGTCGACCACGACGACTGGCTCGGTGACGAGGCCCTGGAGCGGATGTACGACTACGGCAAGGCGAACGACGCCGACGTGGTCGTGGGCAAGATGGCGGGCATCGGACGCCCGGTCCCGCAGGAGCTGTTCCGGGTCAACCGGCCGCGCGCCACGGTGGAGAACGCGCCGCTGATCGACAGCCTCACCCCGCACAAGATGTTCCGCCGGGAGTTCCTCGACGAGCACGGCATCCGCTTCAAGGAGGGCCGCCGCCGCCTGGAGGACCACGTCTTCGTCGTCGAGACGTACCTGCGGGCCAAGAGCGTCGCCGTCCTCAGCGACTACCTGTGCTACTACCACATCACCCGGGACGACGGCTCCAACGCCGGCTTCCAGCGCTTCGACCCGGTCGGCTACTTCACCAACCTGCGTGAGGCCCTCGACGTGGTCGAGGAGCTGACCGAGCCCGGCCCGCTGCGCGACAAGCTGTTCAGCCGCTGGCTGCGCAACGAGATGGTGGAGCGGCTGCGCGGCCAGCGCCTGCTCAAGCTTCCCGAGGACTACGCCGAGGAGCTGTACCGCGAGATCCGCGGCGTGGTGACCGAGCGCTTCGGACCGGGCGTCGTGGCCCGTCTCGCCCTCACCCAGCGGGTGGTCGCCGGACTGGTCGTCGCCGACCGCTACCAGGACGTCCGGGCGCTCGCCGAGTGGGAGGCCGGGATCCGGCCCACCGGCACCCTCACCTCCCTGAGCTGGCAGAACGGCTCCCTGGACATCGGCTTCGACGCCGAGATGCAGGTGGACGGCGTACCGATGGCCTTCCGCCGGGACGGCGACCACGACCTGCTGGTCCCGCCGTTGTCCGACGAGGCCCTGGCGGCCCTGGCCGACCAGGGCATCACCCTGCGGGCGCCGCTGGACAAGAGCGACGTCGACCTGGTGGTCCGGCACCGCGAGGACGCCCGCCAGTTCTACCTGCCCCTGAAGAGCGAGCTGCACCAGTCGCCCGCCGAGGACGGCACCCTGCGGCAGCGCATCTCCGCCCGTGCCGTGCTCGACCCGGAGACCGCGGCGGCCGGAGCGCCGCTCACCAAGGGCATCTGGGACCTGCACATGCGGATCAAGTCCTGCGGCTGGAGCAAGGAGACCCGGCTCGGCGCGGTGCGCGGCGAGGACGTCGAGGCCGGGCGGACGCCCGCGCTCACCGGTGACCCGGCCCGCCTCGTGCTGCCGTACTGGACCGACGGGCCCGGCAACCTCTCCCTCGACGTCGACCAGCACACCGGGAAGCTGGAGGGCGAGGCGGTGGCCCGGATGGACCCGGCGGCGGCCTCGGTCGACGGCGCGACGGTCCGGCTGCCGCTGCCGCTGCACCTCGCGGTGGCCGGCGCCGAGCCGGTGCGGCTGCGCTTCGAACGCAAGAACGTCGGCAAGTACCCGGCCGACGCCGTGCCCGACGGCGCCGCGCTCACCGCCACGCTGCCGCTGGAGAAGCTCACCGGCCGCCGCTGGGCGGTCCGGGTCGGGATGCCGTCCGCCACGCGGGGCGACGCCCGCTGGACCCGGCTCCCGGTCGACGTGGTGGTGGCCGAGGACGGCACCGCCCGGGTGATCGACCGGCACACCCCGGCCGGGAAGCCCGCCGGGAAGAAGGCCGCCAAGCAGGCCGCCGCGCCGCGCCCGCTGTGGCGCCGGGCCGCCGGGCGCCTCAAGCGCGCCCTGACCAACCAGCAGAAGAAGGGCTGA
- the rfbD gene encoding dTDP-4-dehydrorhamnose reductase: protein MTEPLSTQPWLVTGAGGMLGQDVLARLARAGEQIVALDRTALDLTDADAVTRALERHRPAVVVNCAAWTAVDDAETREAEALRINGDGPANLAAACARTGAVLLHVSTDYVFGGDADAPYAEDAPTAPRSAYGRTKLAGEQAVLGTLPDRGYVVRTAWLYGTGGPNFVRTMIKLEGVKDTLDVVDDQRGQPTWSADLAGLLYDLGRRALAGTAPAGVYHGTSSGETTWYGFTREIFRLLGADPDRVRPTTSAAFTRPAPRPAYSVLGHGRFAAAGMEPPRDWRAALIEAFPEIHRVHMKENPA from the coding sequence GTGACCGAACCGTTGAGCACACAGCCCTGGCTGGTCACCGGGGCGGGCGGGATGCTGGGCCAGGACGTGCTGGCCCGGCTGGCCCGGGCGGGCGAGCAGATCGTCGCCCTGGACCGTACGGCGCTGGACCTCACCGACGCCGACGCCGTGACGCGGGCGCTGGAGCGGCACCGGCCCGCCGTGGTCGTCAACTGCGCGGCCTGGACCGCCGTGGACGACGCCGAGACCCGTGAGGCCGAGGCGCTGCGGATCAACGGCGACGGGCCGGCGAACCTGGCCGCCGCCTGCGCCCGCACGGGAGCCGTCCTGCTGCACGTCTCCACCGACTACGTGTTCGGCGGCGACGCCGACGCCCCGTACGCCGAGGACGCGCCCACCGCCCCGCGCAGCGCCTACGGACGCACCAAGCTCGCCGGTGAGCAGGCTGTCCTGGGCACGCTGCCGGACCGCGGCTATGTGGTGCGCACCGCCTGGCTCTACGGCACCGGCGGCCCCAACTTCGTCCGCACCATGATCAAGCTGGAGGGTGTCAAGGACACCCTCGACGTCGTCGACGACCAGCGGGGCCAGCCCACCTGGAGCGCCGACCTCGCCGGGCTCCTGTACGACCTGGGCCGCAGGGCGCTGGCCGGCACCGCGCCGGCCGGCGTCTACCACGGCACCAGCTCCGGCGAGACCACCTGGTACGGCTTCACCCGGGAGATCTTCCGCCTGCTCGGCGCCGACCCGGACCGGGTCCGCCCCACCACCAGCGCGGCCTTCACCCGCCCCGCGCCCCGCCCCGCCTACAGCGTCCTCGGTCACGGCCGGTTCGCCGCGGCCGGCATGGAGCCGCCGCGCGACTGGCGCGCGGCGCTCATCGAGGCCTTCCCGGAGATCCACCGGGTCCACATGAAGGAGAACCCGGCGTGA
- the rfbB gene encoding dTDP-glucose 4,6-dehydratase encodes MTTPVTRILVTGGAGFIGSHYVRTLLGPEGPGDVAVTVLDKLTYAGNPANLDEVRAHPGFAFVKGDICDPELVGKLMAEHDQVVHFAAESHVDRSIDGGAEFVRTNVVGTHTLIDAAHRAGVKTFVHISTDEVYGSIDEGSWPETHPLQPNSPYSSAKASSDLIALSYHRTHGLDVRVTRCSNNYGHHHFPEKVIPLFVTNLLDGKKVPLYGDGGNVRDWLHIDDHVQGIELVRTKGRPGEVYNIGGGTELSNKELTGLLLKACGADWETSVEYVEDRKGHDRRYSVDCTKIREELGYEPRKSFEQGLAETVQWYRENRAWWEPLKERAAL; translated from the coding sequence ATGACGACCCCCGTTACCCGCATCCTGGTGACCGGCGGTGCCGGTTTCATCGGCTCGCACTACGTGCGTACGCTGCTCGGCCCCGAGGGGCCCGGTGATGTCGCGGTCACCGTCCTGGACAAGCTGACGTACGCGGGCAACCCGGCCAACCTCGACGAGGTGCGCGCGCACCCCGGATTCGCCTTCGTCAAGGGCGACATCTGCGACCCCGAGCTGGTCGGCAAGCTGATGGCGGAGCACGACCAGGTCGTGCACTTCGCCGCCGAGTCGCACGTGGACCGCTCCATCGACGGCGGCGCGGAGTTCGTCCGCACCAACGTGGTCGGCACCCACACGCTGATCGACGCGGCGCACCGGGCCGGCGTCAAGACCTTCGTGCACATCTCCACCGACGAGGTCTACGGCTCGATCGACGAGGGCTCCTGGCCCGAGACGCACCCGCTGCAACCCAACTCGCCCTACTCCTCGGCGAAGGCGTCCAGCGACCTGATCGCGCTCTCCTACCACCGCACCCACGGTCTGGACGTCCGCGTCACCCGCTGTTCCAACAACTACGGGCACCACCACTTCCCCGAGAAGGTCATCCCGCTCTTCGTGACCAACCTCCTCGACGGCAAGAAGGTCCCGCTGTACGGCGACGGCGGCAACGTCCGCGACTGGCTGCACATCGACGACCACGTCCAGGGCATCGAGCTGGTGCGCACCAAGGGCCGCCCGGGCGAGGTCTACAACATCGGCGGCGGCACCGAGCTCTCCAACAAGGAGCTCACCGGCCTGCTGCTCAAGGCGTGCGGCGCCGACTGGGAGACCAGCGTCGAGTACGTCGAGGACCGCAAGGGCCACGACCGCCGCTACTCGGTCGACTGCACGAAGATCCGCGAGGAGCTCGGCTACGAGCCCCGCAAGAGCTTCGAGCAGGGCCTCGCGGAGACGGTGCAGTGGTACCGCGAGAACCGCGCCTGGTGGGAGCCGCTGAAGGAGCGGGCGGCGCTGTGA
- a CDS encoding glucose-1-phosphate thymidylyltransferase, with protein MKALVLSGGAGTRLRPITHTSAKQLVPVANKPVLFYGLEAIAEAGISEVGIVVGDTAEEIREAVGDGSRFGIEVTYIPQDAPLGLAHAVLIAQEFLGDDDFVMYLGDNFIVGGITGLVEEFRTDRPDAQILLTRVPNPTSFGVAELDGQGRVVGLEEKPKQPKSDLALVGVYLFTPAIHEAVRSIEPSWRGELEITHAIQWLIDDKRDVRSTTISGYWKDTGNVTDMLEVNRSVLETVEPLTAGTVDEDSEIIGRVRVEEGARISGSRIVGPAIIGAGTVVSDAYIGPFTSVSEDCRIEDSEIEYSIVLRGSSVTGVRRVEASLIGRDVEVTPAPRNPKAHRLVLGDHSKVQISS; from the coding sequence GTGAAGGCTCTCGTGCTCTCCGGGGGAGCGGGCACCCGCCTCCGCCCGATCACCCACACTTCGGCCAAACAGCTCGTGCCGGTCGCCAACAAGCCGGTGCTCTTCTACGGCCTGGAAGCCATCGCCGAAGCCGGCATCAGCGAGGTCGGCATCGTGGTCGGCGACACCGCGGAGGAGATCCGCGAGGCGGTGGGTGACGGCTCGCGCTTCGGGATCGAGGTCACCTACATCCCGCAGGACGCCCCGCTGGGGCTCGCCCACGCCGTGCTCATCGCCCAGGAATTCCTCGGCGACGACGACTTCGTGATGTACCTCGGCGACAACTTCATCGTCGGCGGCATCACCGGCCTGGTGGAGGAGTTCCGCACCGACCGGCCCGACGCGCAGATCCTGCTGACCAGGGTTCCCAACCCCACCTCCTTCGGTGTCGCCGAACTCGACGGCCAGGGCCGGGTGGTGGGCCTGGAGGAGAAGCCGAAGCAGCCGAAGAGCGACCTCGCGCTCGTCGGCGTCTACCTGTTCACCCCGGCCATACACGAGGCCGTCCGCTCCATCGAGCCGTCCTGGCGCGGGGAGCTGGAGATCACGCACGCCATCCAGTGGCTGATCGACGACAAGCGTGACGTCCGCTCCACCACCATCTCCGGCTACTGGAAGGACACCGGCAACGTCACCGACATGCTGGAGGTCAACCGGTCCGTCCTGGAGACCGTGGAGCCGCTGACCGCGGGCACGGTGGACGAGGACAGCGAGATCATCGGCCGGGTGCGCGTCGAGGAGGGTGCCCGGATCAGTGGCAGCCGGATCGTCGGGCCCGCCATCATCGGTGCCGGCACCGTGGTCAGCGACGCGTACATCGGTCCGTTCACCTCGGTCTCCGAGGACTGCCGGATCGAGGACAGCGAGATCGAGTACTCCATCGTGCTGCGCGGCTCCTCCGTGACCGGCGTGCGCCGGGTGGAGGCCTCGCTCATCGGGCGGGACGTCGAAGTGACGCCTGCTCCCCGTAACCCCAAGGCCCACCGGCTCGTGCTCGGTGATCACAGCAAGGTGCAGATCTCCTCATGA